In one window of Canis lupus baileyi chromosome 12, mCanLup2.hap1, whole genome shotgun sequence DNA:
- the NEURL3 gene encoding E3 ubiquitin-protein ligase NEURL3, with translation MGAQLCSEAGPKAPRETLRFHLEAKGAQVRLDARGSTARRRATFHDGIVFSQRPVRPGERVALRVLRHESGWCGGLRVGFTRLDPARVSAPSLPPFVCPDLEQQSPTWAAVLPEGCALAGDVVRFWVTRRGRLCATVNAGPRLLLRKGVLMGAPLWAVMDVYGTTKAIQLLDPTASVFPSTMPRAVSDETLQPEATAGEACIICFHHAANTCLIPCGHTHFCSYCAWRVFRDSAKCPICRWEIKTMVPVRGPPTLRTGEGLLMRMAD, from the exons GCCCCAAGGCGCCGCGAGAGACCCTCCGCTTCCACCTGGAGGCCAAGGGCGCGCAGGTGCGGCTGGACGCCCGCGGGAGCACCGCGCGCAGGCGCGCCACGTTCCACGACGGCATCGTGTTCAGCCAAAGGCCGGTGCGGCCGGGCGAGCGGGTGGCGCTGCGCGTGCTGCGGCACGAGAGCGGCTGGTGCGGCGGCCTCCGCGTGGGCTTCACGCGCCTGGACCCCGCGCGGGTGTCCGCGCCCAGCCTGCCGCCCTTCGTGTGCCCGGACCTGGAGCagcagagcccgacgtgggcggCCGTGCTGCCCGAGGGCTGCGCGCTGGCCGGGGACGTAGTCCGCTTCTGGGTGACCCGGCGCGGCCGGCTCTGCGCCACGGTCAACGCGGGCCCCAGGCTCCTGCTGCGCAAGGGTGTGCTCATGGGCGCCCCGCTCTGGGCCGTGATGGACGTGTACGGGACCACCAAGGCCATCCAGCTGCTGG aTCCCACAGCCAGTGTCTTCCCCTCAACCATGCCACGGGCCGTCAGTGATGAGACTCTGCAGCCTGAAG CCACAGCAGGGGAGGCGTGCATCATCTGCTTCCACCATGCTGCCAACACCTGCCTGATTCCCTGTGGCCACACACACTTCTGCAGCTACTGCGCCTGGAGGGTCTTCAGGGACTCTGCAAAGTGCCCTATATGTCGCTGGGAGATCAAGACCATGGTGCCTGTTCGGGGCCCTCCTACTCTGAGGACTGGAGAGGGCCTTCTGATGCGGATGGCAGATTGA